From a single Nicotiana tabacum cultivar K326 chromosome 8, ASM71507v2, whole genome shotgun sequence genomic region:
- the LOC107823456 gene encoding prefoldin subunit 2-like — protein sequence MAARAEEPINEQAVANIYGSMRAEINQIYSKITELEMEVSEHSLVVNAIQPLDPSRRCYRMIGGVLVDRTIKEVLPAVQRNKEGIEEVIARLNEALEKKKKEISDFETKYKIRMRKPDAEVKEESGRKEGSAQGVLVGPAGSNE from the coding sequence ATGGCTGCCAGAGCTGAAGAACCAATCAATGAGCAAGCAGTTGCTAACATATATGGATCCATGAGGGCTGAGATCAACCAAATTTACTCTAAAATCACGGAACTAGAGATGGAAGTTAGTGAACACTCACTTGTGGTCAATGCTATACAACCACTTGACCCTTCAAGGCGGTGTTATAGGATGATTGGAGGTGTTCTTGTAGATAGAACTATCAAGGAAGTCCTGCCTGCTGTTCAACGCAATAAGGAGGGAATTGAGGAAGTAATAGCTCGGCTGAATGAAGCtctggagaaaaagaaaaaggaaatatctGACTTTGAAACCAAGTATAAAATTAGAATGAGAAAGCCTGATGCAGAAGTAAAGGAGGAGAGTGGTCGAAAGGAAGGCTCCGCGCAAGGAGTCCTTGTTGGTCCTGCTGGTTCAAATGAGTAG
- the LOC107829622 gene encoding uncharacterized protein LOC107829622: protein MPGFTKYLKDLITKKKTTRNEVVNVTHRVRSIIATTTVQKKEDPRTFTIPYTIGLCDFARALCDNGASIKLMPLAIYKQAGLGMPRPTMADHSIKRPVEIVDDVLVKVEKFLLPADFVILDCVVDKEIAIILGRPFLATGRALMDSERNEIKFRVNDEEVTFQASKGMKLPHAYESILVIEVVDEVEDAIEEMEEECLGEVLAAILVNFDGEYMEGYMESVNALEGLGSYTYAPKKLPLDLEN from the coding sequence atgccGGGTTTTACTAagtatttgaaagacttgatcaCTAAAAAGAAAACCACCAggaatgaagtggtgaatgtgactcacCGGGTTCGTTCCATTATTGCAACAACCACCGTCCAAAAGAAAGAGGACCCGAGAACCTTCACCATTCCATACACCATTGGGTTGTGTGACTTTGCACGAGCCCTTTGTGATAATGGGGCTAGCATCAAATTAATGCCTCTTGCTATTTACAAGCAAGCAGGATTAGGTATGCCTAGGCCTACAATGGCCGACCATTCAATAAAAAGACCGGTGGAAAttgttgatgatgttcttgtgaaAGTGGAAAAGTTCCTTCTCCCTGCCGACTTTGTTATCCTCGACTGTGTTGTTGATAAAGAAATCGCTATCATCTTAGGGAGACCATTCCTTGCTACTGGAAGAGCACTCATGGATTCAGAACGAAATGAGATCAAGTTCCGAGTCAATGATGAAGAGGTTACTTTTCAAGCTAGTAAAGGCATGAAATTGCCACATGCATACGAAAGTATATTAGTCATTGAGGTTGTTGATGAGGTAGAGGATGCAATCGAGGAGATGGAAGAGGAATGCCTTGGTGAGGTATTGGCGGCTATTTTGGTAAACTTtgatggtgaatatatggaaGGATACATGGAATCGGTGAATGCATTGGAAGGGCTTGGGTCCTACACTTATGCACCAAAGAAACTTCCTCTTGACTTAGAGAATTGA